In the genome of Xenopus laevis strain J_2021 chromosome 1S, Xenopus_laevis_v10.1, whole genome shotgun sequence, one region contains:
- the msmp.S gene encoding uncharacterized protein LOC100190781 precursor (The RefSeq protein has 1 substitution compared to this genomic sequence), producing the protein MKMLATYGPHALALLLLISRITTCQGRCYFQARAPCRYGGRSFALGESWLGSNCQLCTCLHPVGVGCCEITQHPIDFPSWCEAHYNAQTCQISVVQKANPSLPCVHSADYEWGSAGTPEPTPQTIYPTDLGR; encoded by the exons ATGAAGATGTTGGCCACATATGGACCCCATGCACTTGCCCTGCTCCTCCTGATCAGCCGAATCACTACCTGTCAAGGGCGCTGCTACTTCCAAGCCCGAG CTCCATGTCGATACGGAGGCAGAAGCTTTGCCCTGGGGGAGTCGTGGCTGGGAAGCAACTGTCAGCTCTGCACCTGTCTGCACCCCGTGGGAGTTGGCTGCTGTGAAAT CACCCAGCATCCCATTGACTTCCCATCTTGGTGTGAAGCTCACTACGACGCCCAAACCTGCCAAATCTCGGTGGTACAGAAGGCCAACCCAAGTCTCCCGTGTGTGCACAGTGCGGATTACGAGTGGGGTTCTGCTGGCACCCCAGAGCCTACCCCACAAACTATCTACCCAACAGACCTTGGCAGATAG
- the rgp1.S gene encoding RAB6A-GEF complex partner protein 2 translates to MIEVVAKLVRGPVFLAGELLECVVTFTNPLSAQSTSASSETLAWASAQIHCQFHASESRVHLPANEEPRQDVQAENETVFVPNRGERGQCILSTPPKILFCDLRLDPGEKKSYSYCESLPLAAPPSFRGQSVKYVYKLTIGCQRVNCPIQLLRVPFRVLLLHALQSFQPIQEHEVAPSNPFLDEEEGGKKDSRILDSAVEILMALTSHRTLHQFNISNSQGRVGTFCIFKTVYKIGEDVIGTFSFSDGDIPCLQYSVLLQTEESVQEEYRRSRAQPVTITSHAQHHEPCLHSASTSFSLPIPLTSCPGFSTNIVSLKWRLHFEFVTSREPVEAPTVPENQSEIITWTGAGQIEVDTFSWDLPIKVLPTNPLLASYVSPALSSHSICI, encoded by the exons ATGATTGAGGTGGTGGCCAAGTTGGTGCGGGGCCCCGTGTTCCTGGCCGGGGAGCTTCTGGAATGTGTCGTTACCTTCACTAACCCCCTCTCGGCCCAGTCCACCTCTGCCAGCAG TGAGACCCTGGCATGGGCTAGTGCTCAGATTCATTGCCAGTTCCATGCCAGTGAGAGCCGCGTACACCTCCCGGCGAATGAGGAGCCCAGACAGGACGTGCAGGCAGAGAATGAGACCGTATTTGTCCCAAATCGAG GTGAGCGGGGTCAGTGCATCCTCTCAACACCCCCCAAAATCTTGTTTTGTGACCTGCGTTTGGACCCTGGAGAGAAAAAATCCT ACTCCTACTGTGAGAGTTTGCCCCTTGCCGCTCCTCCTTCATTCCGTGGCCAGTCTGTGAAATACGTCTACAAACTGACTATTGGCTGCCAAAGGGTTAACTGCCCCATCCAGCTCCTGCGGGTGCCGTTCCGGGTGCTCCTGCTGCACG CACTGCAGAGCTTTCAGCCCATACAGGAGCATGAGGTTGCCCCCTCCAACCCTTTCTTGGATGAGGAGGAGGGTGGGAAGAAGGACTCGAGGATCCTGGACTCGGCTGTGGAGATTCTCATGGCGCTGACATCACATAGGACATTGC ACCAGTTTAATATCAGCAATAGCCAGGGCCGCGTGGGCACGTTCTGCATCTTTAAGACTGTCTATAAAATTGGAGAAGATGTGATTGGCACATTCAGTTTCTCTGACGGTGACATTCCCTGTCTGCAG TACTCAGTGTTGCTGCAGACAGAAGAGAGTGTGCAGGAGGAGTACAGGAGATCTCGGGCTCAGCCGGTGACCATAACTAGCCACGCTCAGCACCACGAGCCCTGTCTGCACTCGGCCAGCACCAGCTTCAGTCTCCCCATCCCCCTCACGTCTTGTCCCGGATTCAGCACCAACATCG TCTCATTGAAGTggcgactccattttgaatttgtcaCCTCTCGGGAGCCCGTGGAAGCACCTACTGTTCCTGAGAACCAATCCGAGATTATCACCTGGACGGGGGCTGGACAAATAGAGGTAGACACCTTTAGCTGGGACCTGCCAATCAAAGTTCTTCCAACCAATCCTCTGTTGGCTTCCTATGTTTCCCCTGCTTTGTCCTCCCATTCCATCTGtatatag